A single window of Granulicella sibirica DNA harbors:
- a CDS encoding VOC family protein, translated as MSLCDGLKVAMVMVALAGAAWGQVQNNPDGADPKAFMGLAHMAIRVKDLAASEAFYEKLGFQKAFSAEKNGVVTQAFYKINDREFLEIYPQLPGATGLNGEHEPVGFLHLCFDGKDLEALHTHYLNEGLRPNELRKAGMGNLLFTMRGPEGQNIEYTQYMPESKHTLDKGQHLGASRISTEMFGVALPMRDLPAAMKFYEQELGFPTLVGRADILVIPGSTQEIYLFSSENGDPRARTYFSVADVGKTASELKRRGVAAKKTKGGVTATDPDGNLLIFRADRVAD; from the coding sequence ATGAGTTTGTGCGATGGTTTGAAGGTTGCGATGGTTATGGTCGCGCTTGCCGGTGCGGCGTGGGGGCAGGTGCAGAATAATCCGGATGGGGCGGATCCGAAGGCGTTTATGGGGCTGGCGCATATGGCGATCCGGGTGAAGGACCTGGCGGCGTCGGAGGCGTTCTACGAGAAGCTGGGGTTTCAGAAGGCGTTCTCAGCAGAGAAGAACGGGGTGGTGACGCAGGCGTTTTACAAGATCAACGACCGCGAGTTTCTGGAGATCTATCCGCAATTGCCGGGGGCTACGGGGTTGAATGGGGAGCATGAGCCGGTGGGGTTTCTGCACCTTTGCTTCGATGGGAAGGATCTTGAGGCGCTGCATACGCACTATCTGAACGAGGGGCTACGGCCGAATGAGCTGCGCAAGGCGGGGATGGGGAATTTGCTGTTCACGATGCGTGGGCCAGAGGGGCAGAACATCGAGTACACGCAGTACATGCCGGAGTCGAAACATACGCTCGATAAGGGGCAGCACCTGGGGGCTTCGCGGATTTCGACGGAGATGTTCGGGGTGGCGCTGCCGATGCGGGATCTTCCGGCGGCGATGAAGTTCTATGAGCAGGAGCTTGGGTTTCCGACGCTCGTGGGGCGCGCGGATATTCTTGTGATTCCCGGGAGTACGCAGGAGATTTATCTGTTCTCGTCTGAGAACGGGGATCCTCGGGCACGAACCTACTTTTCCGTGGCGGATGTGGGGAAAACGGCTTCGGAGTTGAAGCGGCGTGGGGTTGCGGCGAAGAAGACTAAGGGTGGGGTGACGGCTACCGATCCGGATGGGAATTTGTTGATTTTCCGGGCAGATCGGGTGGCGGATTAG